A window of Nicotiana sylvestris chromosome 8, ASM39365v2, whole genome shotgun sequence genomic DNA:
GCCCATTGTTATAAATATAGCATATTCTCTCAGAATAGTTCGAATGGGGGTCATATGAGATGGGCCAGACTTGTGACTTGGCCCAAATGGGGAATTACTTGGACAAGTCTGTATCCAGGCAGTTGGACCTGGTACTAAGCCCAATAGCTTAACCCCAGTCATGAGCTTATTTTTTCTGAAACTTAACATAATTCCAATTCTAATCAGGGTGTTAGAAATCGTAATAGTGCAGTTAATTTTAAAACTTGAATCAAATAATTTCTGATTTTACTCTTTTGTGAAGCAAAACTGGGCTTGAATAAAGCGTGCTTGGCAATTTTCCTTCTATTGTTGAAAACAAAACTACAAAAGGCCCAATCAATTAGAGTTGCGACTGGTCCAGCTTTATCAAATAACCAATTAGGCCCATTCTCTTACATTTTAGGCCTGTAACAAGCGCCGGTTTATTCCCCAAAATAATTGAATTTTTATCCTTATACACAACTGTCGACTTTTATAGCAATCAAATTAGCTTAAGAAAATCTTAAcatccgtagtttgctttagttaAACACAATCTTTTGAAATAAATTAAGGCGTGCCATCTACAAATGAAAtccataatctatggccctcacattaacACCAAAACTAGTGTGGAAAATACTTTGCACATTCGTAACTAGTATAGAAAATACCttgaacattcgtagtttgctttaggcgcgtgatgttttatacttcaataccacataagggggggggggagggtgatttgtgtggtacccaattttcgcttaattgtattatagaaggacctggttcttctaggtgttccaactactactgtttgcggaatattaagtaaagaaaataaagaacacaaagatttttacgtggaaaacacccagctcaaaaggtgaaaaaaccatgacctactactcagtaggattttcccaaacttccactaaaatcactgagccaaaaactgcatttacaaaaactctttgtaaatctaggattaactctaatcccgtcatggcacacaacctcaactgttgcaacaacttcaagttaactctaacttgaaaattctaagtacctaatacaattgcttctataatagttgaaaggtacaatgtaaaattactcactacaattgaactagaataaaagatagacacttggaacatgttcttctatctcgttcaagtagcttcaggattgcacactcaaatcacaaataaattgcttgcaaaatcgccttgttcttttgctctcaatttaagtttaacttctacTTATGTGCATTagctgtaaaagagaacaacactgatatttaatgggttagtaattagagattgactgggattTAGATATTACTCTTTTAtcatagaagagttctagttgatctcatactctaatattatcttcttcctaaactgtgttctcttcatgtaaggagtctttctctccttatccaatatgctaccttttcgatcagatcatgAGATATTATTTCtaataagttagatttatcttcttcacgtgcatctcacatgtttgagttgatcatgactgtgcttcacaagatggacctggtccatgtctgagttcttttgtcagtcttcaaaacttcacctgttcttgggccaacaaattccccctttttgatgatgataaactctgtgctttttacttaaTTGGATCATGTAAGAACTTagcttaaccatcaatacaaaattatgaaaattcacttatcatcaaggaccaagttaattaggttataaatatcacttattcagaatatgtaaagcacaatatctcttcccccttttggcatcatcgaaaagttacagacaaagtgtgagtcccagattttaataagtacttaTGACCActagggcaactgcaagtgcaatcatggattaatcatcagtaatcaagcaaacatatttaaactattaaGGAAAAATTAACATTGAACAAGAGCAAAAACAatagatatcattgatagaagatatATTGCTACCACACTCCACACccagaaagcaaaaatattcaaaacatgagcaaaaagaaagaaaaatccctaatccgggtcattgaaggtactagacaggttcaTGAGATAACGActagaattcctaaggcttgggagagctagagggttggttttgggcttggagaagattcaaCATATTCGGAAGAAccccatcattcttctccttttccttagTGAGCTCAGTTTTGAGAGAATCCCTCTCAAATTCAACCTCAGCTAAGCGAGCCTTCAGCCTAGCTATCTCTGCATCTTTTGCTCCACTCTCCTGCACCAGGGCTCTGACTTTGCTGTTTATAGGTGTCTTCTGTGATGAACCAAGTTCATTGGGAATGGCAGTGATCTCATAATCATAGGCAATCAAAGTGTTGATTCCAAAGTGATCTTTGGTTGAGGCCATTTCCCACTTCTTCAGTAGCACCTTACAGCGATCAAGAACAGTAGTCAAAACGAACCCATAAGGAGTGGAatgggccttggagccattgataaccctgtcTAGCAGCTTGATAATGAATGCAGGCCAGTTGATTTGCCTTGTTCTTTCAAGACACTCCATCAGCACCAAGTCCATGTAGTTAGCAATGTGCCTCTTTTCCTGCCGAGGCAACaaacacttgttgacaaattcaaacaagacttTGTGTTGTGGCCTCATTTTACTCTTCTGAACAGCCCTAGCCTCATTCATATCTGCAGCATCACAGAACCTCCTGGTAATTTCAAGGGCAGTAGGAAAGGAGTCCAGAcatggccacctttgccttgtatagtcatcaaacccttcagagggtatgtcAAGGATCTCACCTAGCTTCTTTGAATCAAAGGTCATGTGAACTCCTTTCACCAGGCTGCTAACTCTGCCATCCTTAACATCTACATTTTCCATGAACtcaatgatctcattcctggctagccttccatccatctgaaggaccatgtccttccagcccCGAGCAGCTAAGACATCCATCAATATCATCATTCCTGGTTCCACTAGGTCTTTCAGCAATCTTCCcttcaaatattttcttttgccaaacatggaaagtttgtcttgttcaccatcagactcatcttcttctttttcactccattcctcatcttcagaaactctaacttgtttacttttcactgtagaccttgtcctcttggctaatGAAGGTTCAACAGCCTCAGACatagaggaagacttcttggaagaagtcttggacTTTTTGGtcttgggggtctgaacctccactaTTGTAACTCTCCAGATGGACCTGTTTCATCTCCTCAACATCAACAGCTTCCGAGGACTCTGCAACCTTACCCTTTCCTTTAGCCAcccttttcttcttattctcaGTTAGAGCCTTTTTTAGATCACTCTCACTCTGTTTCACCCTACTTTTTGTGGCTCTTCCCTTTGGCAAGGAAGTTTCAGTAGGTGTTGGGGAGGAAGTCTTTTGTTTCCTGGAAGGTTTAGGAGCACTGGGGGCTTTTGGTGTGGatgttctccttttctttggatcGTAACTTGCACCTACCTTTTTCAAAAGGTCTTCCAGAGTCTCTTCAGTTgttgaaccaggttcatctccccGTGCACTTAGATTGACTAACCCTTCAGTAGCTtcaccagaaccacttccccctgacttcttgCCACTTTTTTCAACATTTTCTTGTACCATCCCACAAATAGCAggtacagacaaatcagcagtgGGTGAATGATCAACCACTCCTTCCCCCTTTTCCCTCTTGTCACCAcagtcaccctctctctctttttcttttttagattttttttacctccactccttctTACCTCAAGTAATTCCACATCCCTGATAGGCCCAACCAAAACAAACATATTTTCTAAATTCTCAATCAAagaagaacttaccttagaaAGGGATTCTTGAGCCTCCTCGGAGTCAGAAGACCCAGGTCCTTCCCCCTCACTAGCAGATTTGTACGACTCAGAATCAGAGTTAGACTCAGAATCTTGGACTTGGCTTGCCTTTAATTTCTCATTTAATTTCTTTGAAAGATCCCCAGAAGCTACTAtttttcgagcaagcatttttacCCTTCTCAGCCTAGGTTTGGGAGTCGTGCTAGGTGGAGGAGGGGTAGATGAATCAGAGGGAATGGGTTGTGGAGGAGTTCCAAGGTTGTCTTGTGGGTTTGTCATTATCGCtgatttcttgagagaattggtgagttagaactttggagaagaaagcaATTGAAACTGAAGAAGGGTTTCTTACGGTTTAGAATTATGAAGATGACAGGAGGTAATGATGCATATTTAAAGAGAAATACACATTTAATTTATAATGACAACTTTAGCTGTGATCAATTAGAGGTttaatcaacctgaaattttcGGTTTGAATGAACGGTtaagcttccctagattttaggcaaattTTGTGGTTTAGAGTTCTAAAGCTGGCGGAACTGGTTCAAAAACAATTGGATAGAATTTTCTAAGGAGTTGAACAAttgtaggacttctgctcatgatttaaatatttatatttctaattgtgcagagtatagaaaacatacattagcattcagatgaaccaatactgatgaaccaggtttttCATTTAGATTTCTCTTGACCATGCCTCAATTaaccataatagagaaaattttataagagatcagtgagtcatattaatacatgtcacaggagtatactaattataGTATGAAGcagagtaaaaattaatctagatatttacataagttcagatttcctagccaaaaacaattttttttaattttttttcattcattttttttcattgtgcattctgagctggtccCATTAGGtaatcttaatcatccctaattccaacttgttcctttcaaagttttctctactcagtgctttagtaaagatgtcagcaatttgtttatcagtagcacagaattctatggtgatcaatcctttctcataattatcttttaagaagtggtgtctaacatctatgtgcttagtcctcttatgatgaacatggttctttgtcatacttatagcactagtgttatcacagaagataggaatgcaaccaacttcaatgccaaaatctattagctgttgtttgatccacaacaattgagcacaacaagagacaacaacaacatattcagcctcagcagtggacaaggccactgaattctgctttttagtggcccatgatacaagacatgaaccaagaaaataagccatacctgaggtgctcttcatatccacaagaaaacctgcataatcagcatcaacataccctactagattgaacttactacctttagggtacaaaagacacagatcagtagtgcctttcaaatatctcagtatcctcttgacagtaGTCAAGTGATATTCCTTTGGATTAACCTAAAaatgagcacaaagccctacactgaaaactatgtcaggtttgctggcagtaagatacaaaagtgaaccaatcatacccctattcAACTTTTGATCAAcaaatgaaccaggttcatctatgtctaatttagtagttgttgcaatgggggtgtctatttcctttgattcatccattttaaactttttgatcaacTCTTGtgcatatttctgctgatggatcatggttccatttgggttttgtttaatctgtaagcctaagaaaaagttaagctcacccatcatactcatttcaaactcactccccattaatttggcaaaatccttacttagtttgtcagtagttgccccaaaaattatgtcatcaacatatatttgtatcacaagaagatccttacctttttccctcaggaataaagtattgtcaattttacctcttttgtagccatgttcaaccAGGAATTTAGacaatcgttcataccatgctctaggggtctgcttgagtccatagagagccttgtctaatttgtacacatgttctgggcactccttgctctcaaaccctggatgttgtttaacaaacactttttcttttaggtagccattcaggaaggcacttttgacatccatctgatgaagagtgaatccATGTGTGCTACAAaagctatgaggagtcttattgcctctagtcttgcaactggagcaaaggtctcatcataatctataccctcctcttggctataaccttggaccaTCAATCTTTCCTTAATTCTTATAACTattccatgttcatcaagcttgtttctgaagacccatttagtgccaattactgatATGCCCTTGGGTCGTGGAACTAGAtaccaaacttgacttctctcaaactgattgagttcatcttgcattgcatttacccagtcTGTATCCTACAAActctcaacaacatttttaggttcagtaagagataggaaagcataaaaagcacacagattctttaattgtgatctagttttaactcTAGAGGTTGGATCAatgattatgttctcaatgggatgagaactttgatacttgtgaggttttacaaccaactgatttctgcttgatgtttctcccatgttctattGCTGATGAACATGTTCATGAATAGGTTCCTTTAGGGGATTGATTTCAGTACCTCTTTGTTTAGTTCCTCCTGTCAGGTTTCCCTAGATGGAAGAACCTATTCCATCACccgttccttcttttggtgcaacTTTAGCTTGAGCTAAGACTTCACTCAaatcttttaccagcccaatagctttatcttcatgttcctgtctctcagaaagaatgttagtttcatcaaaaactacatgtacactttcttctacacacaaagttcttttattgaatacTTTATAAACCTTACTATgcgaagaatatcccaagaatactccctcatcacttctgggatcaaacttacctagggagtcctttctaTTATTGTGcataaagcacttgcatccaaatggcctaagatgggatatatttggttttctccctttaggtaactcatagggagtcttctctacaagaggtctagtcatgcatctattaatgatataatatgcagtatttacagcctctgcccagaagtaagaaagaagcatagtcctagccatattttcaagagtcctattctttctttcaactactgcATTTTGTTGAAGAGTCCTAGGGGTAGAAAAATTATTATCTATACCTTGCTcattataaaattcaacaaacttagcattttcaaattcagttctaTGATCAGACatgattgatgcaagttgattacctagttgtttttgagtttttctaacaaaggcagtaaacatatcaaatgcttcatccttagatgttagaaacagtacccaggtaaacctagaAGAATCATTAACAAGTACCATCatatatttcttaccacctctactcaatgttctcattggaccacataaaTCCATATAAACCAGTTTCATCatcctggttgtgcttaccattttcctgcttttaaaggatgatcttacctgctttccCCTTGCataggcctcacaaactttgtcttccttgaacttgatgttagataaccctatcaccaggtccttggagactaatttattGAGTTGATTCAGagttgcatgaccaagtcttttgtgccacaagagGGGATCATTGTCTAACACACTCAAACAAGtaagttcattttctgaaagagtggacaaatctacaatgtaaatattattaactctttttccctgcaaaacaatcttgtcagtggtaagattaatcacaaatcatttggtagaggtaaatgctacaaggttacctctgttaCACAGTTGTAATACAATgtttaggctatatttcaagccatctatcaagtagacattctcaatggaatgtgagtctatcctacctacctttccaaccccaataatctctcctttcttcccatttccaaaggagacattacctccttttaagtcctcaagtgaaaggaattggttcttgcttccagtcatatgttttgagcatccactatccatgtaccatatttagctacttcccttcacttggacctgcaaaaagaaatcaagggttagtcttaggaacccaaactagtttgggtccatttctataggcaaaagggtaaattaaaatccttttagcccacccaggtagcctatttttctcttgaacaaaggttttgtacttttgactggccttttcttttgcattacattcatttttgtaagaCTAGTCTTGCCACAATGTGTGTagattttgttttcaggaagagtgatgtacttgcttttggggtcCCACTTAGGTTCTTGGGTCctatagccaagtcctctcttatttctactgtgatgttcttgtagctaGGATAGTGCATCAGAAGCTTTATTCCATCTGCAAGTTCTATCTAATTCATGCTTTACCTTCCCTAGgtcttcttttaagactcttatctgctcatctttcttgtacaactcatcctttaTTTTTCATAGGTTTTattctaaggtgagatgtgtgtgatcaactttcttcttACCTATTCCTAAtttcatttttaaatttttagaccTAAGTTCCATGACATTAGTGTcgagttcaagaacctggttcttcaactcagcatttttactgtcattctcattagccctagattctagatatttgcacttggcttttaagatcacacactccctagatagctgttccttctcattgttaattatcttaGACTCATCGATGAAGTCTAGTAATATTTCagataacctttctttagacagaaatttaatgttgtctttgagatgaatcacaTTTACCTCTTGTTCATTATCTGATTCTCTAATGGCCATAattgcttgttcatctccagcttcatcttctgaatcctcatttGATGTTTTCCCCCAAGTAGCAACCATaccctttgttgatcctttgttccttttgggttgaacttgttccttcttcctgttccttcgttcagccctttctttctttcattcaatttcccactaaggacagttcttgatcatgtgatcagtcttgccacatttgtagcaaccctcgtCGGTCTAtttctcaggagcccttggtttgttgaaggttgttcctcttgaagaaccctttcctctcattaggtactttttgaaatcttttgtgatcatggccatttcatcatcctctagatctgcaccttcagctattctgagagtcaaactcctttccttcttgggtgcatccattttcatggttttccTTCTatgttcataggcagtgagatttccaatcagttcatccaacttgagagtaacaatattctttgattcctgaatagcagtgattttgctttcccaagtcactggtaagacccttgtcaagattttctcaaccttgtcttcttcaaggataattcttccaagagatttaagttcatttgttagtgttgtaaaccttgtgtacatctcctggatagtttctccttccttcatatgaaattctcatattgagaatatagcagtgttcttcttgatctctttacttgaggagttccttcatgagccatttgtaaagtgtcccatatctTCTTAACAGTGGTACAACTTTAAATCCTTGTACTCGTCTAGACCCAATCCatacacaagccatttcttggccttgacattcttttcccatttcttcaagtcttcagcagtgcagtcagttCTTGTCTTTGACACGTccactccttcaacattcttctttgtagtagccaggggaccattagtgactatgtcccagagctcatagtcttctcctatgatgtgatatTTCATCCTGTTCTttcaccaagaatagtactgaccattaaagagtggaggcctagcagtggattgcccctTCTCAGTTTTCAGGTGGTGCATAcatcttgatcttttcctaaggtgttaacctcttaaaggataacccgctcttgtaacaattgatgttttatacttcaataccacacaagaggggggggggtgatttgtgtggtacccaatttttgcttatcTGTAtcatagaaggacctggttcttctatgtgttctaactactactgtttgcggaataataagtaaagaaaataaagaatacaaagatttttacgtggaaaacacctagcttaaaaggtgaaaaaaccacaacctactacttagtaggattttcccaaactttcactaaaatcactaagccaaaaactgcatttacaaaaactctttgtaaacctatgattaactctaatcccgttgtggcataCAGCCTCagctgttgcgacaacttcaagttcactctaacttgaaaactctaagttcctaatacaattgcttctataaaagctgaaaggtacaatgtaaaatcttCTACTATacttgaactagaataaaagatagacacttggaactggttcttctatctcattCAAGTAGCTTTAGGATTGCATAGTCGAATCACATATAAGTTGCTTGCAAAAtagccttgctcttttgctctcaatttaagtttaacttctgtttatgtgcattacttgtaaaagagaacaacactgatatttaatgggttagtaattagagattgactgggattcagatactactcttctatcgtagaagagttctagttgatctcatactctaacactatcttcttcctaaactgtgttctcttcatataaggagtctttctctccttattcaatatgcaaccttttcgatcagatcatgagatattacttctgataagttagatttatctccttcacgtgcatctcacatgtttgagttgatcatgactgtgcttcataagatggacctggtctatgtctgagttcttttgtcagtcttcaaaacttcaccggTTCTTGGGCTAACAATGcgttataataaaattattacaactacgggtacggttcccgtgacgtagttgtgatacacaATTTCCAAATCCgcaggtacatttatgtgacccgaccacaacttctaataatgtcaataaattaaacatgttgtagatcgtgggtacgattcccgtgacaCTATT
This region includes:
- the LOC138875893 gene encoding uncharacterized mitochondrial protein AtMg00820-like, yielding MGETSSRNQLVVKPHKYQSSHPIENIIIDPTSRDTDWVNAMQDELNQFERSQVWYLVPRPKGISVIGTKWVFRNKLDEHGIVIRIKERLMVQGYSQEEGIDYDETFAPVARLEAIRLLIAFVAHMDSLFIRWMSKVPS